The Plasmodium chabaudi chabaudi strain AS genome assembly, chromosome: 4 nucleotide sequence gaaaaattataataaaatatatttatatagataaggatataatacaaaatcCATTCCTTGCGTGGAAGCATCATAACTTCGATTTAATCAAGCTACCACACGCAAtgataaaaagaaattatagatataaaaatagtatctCATTTGTTTGTAAATAATCTATAATGACTAATATAACTCTATAAAGGCACATATCCTAACCATTTATAGGTttcacataaatatattcctGTATATATCCACATTAATTCTATAGGCtaatttcttttctttttctatttttataatctaTCGTAAACtatgctttattttttctaaactATAAAGAACCAACAGTTGGTAGGCAAAACCTTTTCTATACCATAGTTGAAATAAATAGTgacataaaattaataaaaaggaacACACCAAAACCGGAAAAAGAATAGATAAGTATTGATGATAAATAGGGTTGGTCATAGtggttaatattttataaaagagaaataaaaacatattatatacataaaagaACGATACACACATTTTAACTCGTATGATTTATTCATCCCAATATACTATCTTTACACATAAATGCATTATAATATACCTGTTCACTAACATATATACctcatattatattttgttcgtatttaatttcatatatatgaattttttttaattttttttatatatttcgttttcatttattttaaaactcGTAATTTAGATAAGTACagtatgttttattattattattttttttaaattgtaaatatttttctatttatttaaattgaatatatattttccccactaataattttatccCCGTACCTgaagttatatataatatgcgCTATacacataattatttttattttcatatatatttgatttaaTCTTTTCgccttttaaatattatatgctatatataatataaataaatatatataaatatatataatgtaattattttacgattgtataataattaaatatacaatttttatatatttttatcccATACATgtataacattttataaactGATAAGTACACGCCGATTATTATCGTTTcgcatttcttttttttattattactaatatatataaacacaatctctattaatttatagctacgtcatttttattttagtaaatttattttcacacACTATAtggttattattatttaaccgtttttcatttttttttaatttttgtatttatacctaactaaaatatatattgaacaattttaattccACACATAtcaatatgtattatagtataaaaattaaaaaatatattaaaatacaaCGAATGAAATCAAATGGCAATTATTCGTTATCTATGTGGAAAAATGAATTCAAATACTaaaattaagaaatattaaatagagggaaaaataaataaatcgaataataatacaatacccaactttataaaataaacaaacgtgggacaaaatataatacaaaaaatatccaacgttaaagaaaaacattttatgtGAAATAATAACGACCCACTGTATTCtcgtatatttatatacgtACAACCACaaccatatttattttcccaAACCTTTAAAACAAACTATcacattatatttattccaATTTACTGTGTTATGTgcgaattaaaaaatcaagGAACAAAATgtaagaaagaaaaaaagtataacaaaatatgacACCACATTTACATTTACATACaatgtttttttgttatatatcCTAAATgtatatcaaaattatcCACTTCTCTACTACACCCATATATGACTCTGCATATGTTATCATGCACTCCCTTCTTTACTTAACCTTTCCATGCGCATTATCTCGAAGCAGTTTTGAGCATGGCTGTTTGCCTTTTTCTAATCACATCATGTTCATCAATTTACATCAATTTACATCGATTTGCAGGTGGGGAAAAATAGTCAGCAGTGTTTCCAACGCCCTTGATTTCAACCAGGCCACGCTAAGCGGCTGCATtgatattatatgcatcgAATCCGAAATAGAGTcgcaaataaaaaatgataaacaaataaacttaatatataaatcaaCGCCGTTTCATGTAAGATTTGGCAAAACAAAACTACTAAGGtccaaagaaaaaatagttaaTATATTAGTTAATGGGAAAAGTACAAACTTGCATATGAAATTAGGTAGTGCAGGGGAAGCCTATTTTGTTGAAAAGACATATGAAGATGTAGAAGAAGATTTAGAAACATCTCCTTTATCATCACCTAGATTTGAATATGATGATGCATTTTtcgaaaataatattgatagTTGTAGTATATATGGATCATCAATTAATAACATTCGAAGTGATAAAGAAGAATATGAATTTGATGAGGATGAAGAGAATGAACAAGTTCTATTAAacaattatcaaaataaaaataatccaatctctgataaatataatcgTCATGAGGAtctatcaaaaaaaaaaacaataccTATTCTAGAAAGAAGAGTAAACAGTGATAATGAACGAATAACTCGAAATTCTACACGAAATCGTAGAAATAGTAAAGCTTCATATACAAATGATAATACAAAATCAAACAGAAAAATAAGTGAAAcgaaaaatgatataaaacatCATGATTCAATTGATAAGTCATCTATAAAAGATAAACCATCTATAAAAGACAAACCATCTATATCTAAAGAGAGtagtgaaataaaaaaaaaatcattagctagtaataatgaagaaccaattaaaaatgaaaattctgatgtattatataatctTAAATCATATCAAAatcttaaaaataaaaattcaaataaaatagaaaacgaatttgatgaaaaaaatattaattctGAATGGTCATGGTCTTGGGGAAGACTACCCCATTTAAAAGTTCCAAATCCCCCATCTGATAATGGTAGTGCTATTTCatcatcaaataaaaaaaaaaaaaaaaatagaagtGTTGCTCCTAGTAATAAATTTAGtttagataataataaaaataaagaattcAAAAATGATCATCATTTACCAATCCCTAATGATATAATCGgtagaaaaagaaatttcAGTGAATgctatattaaaaaaaccgATAACCATactgaaattaaaaaatattctttagcatatataaataaagaaaatatgaatcaactcaaagataaaaatattaatctTATTGCAAAAGATTTAAAagattcaaaaaataaaaatataactaaAGACACACTTAGTAATGCCAATAAAAATGTcgacaaaaaaattgatcccgttaaaaatattaaaaataatgcacAAAACAATTTGGAAATACAACGAACTAGCCAATCAAAACAGACACGACCTCTATCTGCtaattataatacaaaatcGAGTGGAGAAAAAAGAGAATCAAATCGTAGTCTTCATTCAAAAGGTTACAATTTTCCAAAAGATCCATTAAAagaggaaaataaaaataaagatattttAGATGatatgagaaaaaaaaaaaatagttccaatggaaatattatgaatccTAGTATTCAAAAACAatcatcaaaaaatatgtttgaatcaaaagttataaaaacaaaagaagaacgaaaattttcaaaaaataataaagaaaaaatacaaaataatccTCATGGAGGTATTTCAGATGATTATATAGATGAAGAAATCAAATCAAATtgtgataataattattatgatcaATCTATTGATGATACACAAGAAAATGGTTTTGATGatgatatacaaaatagaATAGAATGTAGTTTATGTGGACATCTATtattaaatcaaaatatagatagtgaacataatgaatataatattgaaattcataataaaaatattttcgaAGCTAATATTGTTACATATGATCAAATTGATAGAAATTCTAATTTATGGTATCATCCATCTCTTGTTTTCCGATTTGATAAAAAGGATCCATACTATCCATCAAGGGTTGCTTTACCATTATTAGCATCATGGGTTGTTTTTAATCAACCTCTTTCTATTCTTGCTGTTGAAAAGTTATTAAATAGTTCTCTTAAC carries:
- a CDS encoding HAD superfamily protein, putative gives rise to the protein MWGKIVSSVSNALDFNQATLSGCIDIICIESEIESQIKNDKQINLIYKSTPFHVRFGKTKLLRSKEKIVNILVNGKSTNLHMKLGSAGEAYFVEKTYEDVEEDLETSPLSSPRFEYDDAFFENNIDSCSIYGSSINNIRSDKEEYEFDEDEENEQVLLNNYQNKNNPISDKYNRHEDLSKKKTIPILERRVNSDNERITRNSTRNRRNSKASYTNDNTKSNRKISETKNDIKHHDSIDKSSIKDKPSIKDKPSISKESSEIKKKSLASNNEEPIKNENSDVLYNLKSYQNLKNKNSNKIENEFDEKNINSEWSWSWGRLPHLKVPNPPSDNGSAISSSNKKKKKNRSVAPSNKFSLDNNKNKEFKNDHHLPIPNDIIGRKRNFSECYIKKTDNHTEIKKYSLAYINKENMNQLKDKNINLIAKDLKDSKNKNITKDTLSNANKNVDKKIDPVKNIKNNAQNNLEIQRTSQSKQTRPLSANYNTKSSGEKRESNRSLHSKGYNFPKDPLKEENKNKDILDDMRKKKNSSNGNIMNPSIQKQSSKNMFESKVIKTKEERKFSKNNKEKIQNNPHGGISDDYIDEEIKSNCDNNYYDQSIDDTQENGFDDDIQNRIECSLCGHLLLNQNIDSEHNEYNIEIHNKNIFEANIVTYDQIDRNSNLWYHPSLVFRFDKKDPYYPSRVALPLLASWVVFNQPLSILAVEKLLNSSLNLIEMKDKSWRNWFGVSNVENNNQLKDNNTKTPKKNTSNNTPTNKKDQKRKTVPNLEYNPNTYPEKNTSITSTPKNKLSTSQPHNSFNNNGRESKNSGLNIPRNSTNTINLRNSSISNDNNFFNFNDSHIKRSAQGSLYSKNDDSKRSTRHKDDKIKVRYRKSLRPTSEQLQSLNLKEGANTITFLVTSSLQGTKSINGTIYLWKKNAKIVISDVDGTITRSNVLGHIMPIVGKDWSHDGVSQLFNKIHNNGYHILYLTARAIGQADSTREYLFRFKRNDNKLPDGPLILSPDRLFPSFKREVIDKKPYIFKIAALRDIRNLFPSHHNPFYAAFGNTESDHRAYISVGVPEAKVFIIDNNGIVHHVNSTYAKTYETMSEITEYMFPSIKCDKKREDDDQYNSFQYWKMNSLTYYEKYMDISDSS